A portion of the Paenibacillus sp. PvR098 genome contains these proteins:
- a CDS encoding kinase has product MMKETNSSKEYHFIGEGKQGRVFRISPNCCIKVYSEKRHAERERKAYQAAQGSPIIPKLHEYGSNYIIIDYVQGPTLKQYLKEKGYISKSITEQILSLLKEQERLGFTRIDAAVRHIFITEDMNLKLIDLTNCYQHTSSAPRMLLKSLNNMGFLHSFLEHVKGLDPTLYSKWKKMI; this is encoded by the coding sequence ATGATGAAAGAAACAAACAGCAGTAAGGAGTACCATTTTATTGGAGAGGGCAAGCAGGGGAGGGTTTTCCGAATATCTCCTAATTGCTGCATTAAAGTGTATAGTGAAAAAAGACATGCAGAGAGGGAAAGGAAAGCATATCAGGCGGCGCAGGGATCCCCGATCATTCCCAAGCTTCATGAATACGGGTCAAACTATATTATTATAGACTATGTGCAAGGACCTACGCTCAAACAATATTTAAAAGAGAAGGGCTATATTTCCAAATCCATTACGGAACAAATTTTGTCATTATTAAAAGAACAGGAACGGTTGGGTTTCACACGGATCGATGCCGCTGTACGCCACATCTTTATAACGGAAGATATGAATCTTAAGCTAATAGACTTAACGAACTGCTACCAGCATACAAGCTCCGCTCCCCGCATGCTGCTTAAAAGTTTGAATAATATGGGCTTCCTGCATTCTTTTTTGGAGCATGTAAAGGGGTTGGATCCAACATTGTATTCCAAATGGAAAAAGATGATATAA
- a CDS encoding HipA family kinase codes for MLDAVQYLGPIGRGWTKPQLFRCIDGKKYVVKFKNNPLGKKTLSNEFIAYKLGSMLNLPVGECQVIYISEGLISLYPSLKDMKLESGPHLGICYYEGAVETDNEKLISKCKNLNKASGMIAFDHWIHNWDRHNRSTSNLLIVQNNIIMIDHANCFDGPRWSVDSLNKNQNKSKVYWGDMYKRFVRYIDGKDPFHDDLKAIESLSKSDISEAIEGIPKEWGLKRDEIHALTEYLYYRKSRVDRAIGKLQKHFPIWHSSQK; via the coding sequence ATGCTTGATGCGGTTCAATATTTAGGTCCGATCGGCAGAGGTTGGACCAAGCCGCAATTATTTCGATGTATAGACGGCAAAAAATATGTCGTTAAATTCAAAAATAACCCCTTGGGGAAAAAGACGCTTAGTAATGAATTTATTGCCTATAAGCTTGGGAGCATGTTAAATCTTCCGGTGGGCGAGTGTCAGGTGATCTATATCTCCGAGGGACTGATTAGTTTGTATCCTTCATTAAAAGATATGAAACTTGAAAGTGGGCCGCATTTGGGGATTTGTTACTATGAAGGAGCAGTTGAAACCGATAACGAAAAACTGATTTCCAAATGTAAGAACTTGAACAAGGCTTCCGGAATGATCGCTTTTGACCATTGGATTCATAATTGGGATAGACATAACAGAAGTACATCCAATCTGTTAATTGTGCAGAACAACATCATCATGATTGACCATGCCAATTGCTTCGACGGTCCAAGATGGTCAGTAGATTCATTGAATAAAAACCAAAACAAATCAAAGGTGTATTGGGGAGATATGTACAAGAGGTTTGTCCGATACATTGATGGTAAAGATCCTTTTCACGATGATCTGAAGGCGATTGAATCATTAAGCAAATCTGATATTAGTGAAGCCATTGAGGGCATCCCCAAGGAATGGGGATTGAAGCGGGATGAAATCCATGCATTGACCGAATATTTGTATTATCGAAAGTCACGTGTGGATAGGGCCATAGGGAAACTCCAGAAGCATTTTCCGATATGGCACTCCAGCCAAAAATAA
- a CDS encoding DUF707 domain-containing protein has translation MPIVVRLFHDAEPLIVVLETLERRTEMDPFKIKGNKRFLVIARVGDSSLHQEWLQPAEYKNFDLCLSYFDSQPGRFSEDCDFYHQAPGVKWPKLKEIIALFGEQMDHYDAVWMPDDDISTNAYDINRMFELFMQYELELAQPALTSDSYYSHKVTCVNKEYRLRYTQFVEPMVPIYSREAFRVLLPTFEKSEAAYGLDFVWPKVLGYPHKKIGIIDDVPMKHTRPVGGGTLYQNITNNRWDDFHRVTKEYDVEVNWHPTHYDGVPKGTKVMFAVLAQHEEKVLAAQLDNIRHYNPDAGIVVYNAGKDREMAAHVNALICPNSRPDRSDNFALFMWDVMNWLHNNKVEYEYFITLNNDMLFVKHGFDSFLDKTMKYSDCMGWNLQRFSSKEEADDDSKKSMWKESRKWSSLLGDEGFIRYYSPAQVYRREIVKRMISAVTRAGVANKIAESEVQSLAEFFFVTLAASLKGRCREYPRDRMLNVISHENDVDMSRMQQAVHHAYYYFIHPVRGQQLIEMKHWLMGGDAVQENDSVQNEQMAENETQQEQQEQQEQQEQQEQQEQQEQQEQHSIGRRKRRRKVVRGKKKIWNKRKIVRGKKRAIPRKAFKKTLSKKAIPRRRRMIKRPLKGRTVQRKGIPKNKVNNSSQTVWKNIQKSAPSGKQIKAA, from the coding sequence ATGCCTATAGTGGTTCGTTTATTTCATGATGCAGAACCGTTGATCGTAGTACTGGAAACGTTGGAAAGGAGAACGGAGATGGACCCATTTAAAATAAAGGGCAACAAGCGATTTTTGGTTATTGCCAGAGTAGGCGACTCCTCTCTCCACCAGGAGTGGTTGCAGCCGGCAGAGTACAAAAATTTCGACCTATGCCTCAGCTATTTTGACAGTCAGCCGGGGCGGTTCTCAGAGGATTGCGATTTTTATCATCAAGCTCCAGGAGTAAAATGGCCTAAGCTAAAAGAAATTATTGCCTTATTCGGAGAGCAGATGGACCATTATGACGCGGTTTGGATGCCTGACGATGACATTAGTACCAATGCATACGATATCAATCGGATGTTTGAGCTATTTATGCAGTATGAGTTGGAATTGGCTCAGCCGGCTTTGACCAGCGATTCGTATTATTCACATAAGGTCACGTGTGTAAATAAAGAGTATCGTTTAAGATACACCCAATTTGTCGAACCCATGGTTCCGATTTATTCCAGGGAAGCATTCCGTGTCCTCTTGCCTACATTTGAGAAAAGTGAAGCCGCCTATGGGCTCGATTTCGTATGGCCGAAGGTGCTCGGTTACCCTCACAAAAAAATCGGTATCATCGATGACGTCCCTATGAAGCATACAAGACCTGTTGGCGGAGGAACGTTATATCAGAACATAACCAATAACCGATGGGATGATTTTCATCGTGTGACCAAGGAATATGATGTCGAAGTCAATTGGCATCCTACGCATTATGATGGCGTACCTAAAGGGACAAAAGTGATGTTTGCCGTGCTTGCTCAGCATGAGGAGAAGGTGCTTGCCGCCCAATTGGATAACATACGTCATTATAATCCGGATGCAGGCATCGTAGTTTATAATGCAGGCAAGGATAGGGAAATGGCAGCCCATGTGAATGCTCTCATATGCCCAAACAGTCGTCCGGATCGTTCGGATAACTTTGCCCTCTTTATGTGGGATGTAATGAACTGGCTTCACAATAATAAGGTAGAGTATGAATACTTCATTACCCTCAATAATGATATGCTGTTTGTCAAACACGGCTTTGATTCCTTCCTTGATAAGACGATGAAATATTCGGATTGCATGGGATGGAATTTGCAGAGGTTCTCGAGTAAGGAAGAGGCTGATGATGACTCCAAAAAATCGATGTGGAAGGAAAGTCGGAAATGGAGCTCCCTTTTAGGGGATGAAGGGTTTATTCGTTATTATTCTCCAGCTCAGGTATACCGTCGCGAGATTGTCAAACGAATGATTTCAGCCGTTACTCGTGCAGGAGTGGCTAACAAAATTGCTGAATCGGAAGTCCAGTCGCTCGCAGAATTCTTCTTCGTTACACTTGCTGCGTCTTTAAAAGGCCGATGTCGGGAATACCCTCGGGACCGGATGCTCAATGTGATAAGCCATGAAAACGATGTAGATATGTCAAGGATGCAGCAGGCAGTCCATCATGCTTACTATTACTTCATTCACCCGGTTCGAGGCCAACAGCTCATTGAGATGAAACACTGGCTGATGGGTGGTGATGCGGTGCAGGAAAATGATTCAGTTCAAAACGAACAGATGGCAGAAAACGAGACACAGCAGGAGCAGCAGGAGCAGCAGGAGCAGCAGGAGCAGCAGGAGCAGCAGGAGCAGCAGGAGCAGCAGGAGCAGCACAGTATTGGAAGGCGGAAGAGGAGACGGAAGGTCGTACGGGGTAAAAAGAAAATCTGGAACAAAAGAAAAATAGTAAGGGGTAAGAAAAGGGCTATACCCAGGAAGGCATTCAAAAAAACGTTGAGCAAAAAGGCAATACCGAGAAGAAGACGCATGATCAAAAGACCACTTAAAGGGAGAACTGTTCAACGCAAGGGGATTCCTAAAAACAAAGTGAATAATTCCTCACAGACGGTTTGGAAAAATATACAAAAATCCGCACCGTCAGGCAAACAAATCAAGGCTGCTTAA
- a CDS encoding HipA family kinase, with product MKDFLIPLEYIKPMETGYSKPQLIRFDDGQEYVVKFRNNPSGTRILVNEYIASRLAELLCLPVPAFKIMPIPRSFIDQNPAIPSRFEGGNQFATLFIPHCTSLNRDLHTPKQLQIVNRSALAGMIVFDKWIGNTDRKDNNLLLQPVGEGAYQVIMIDHGRCFSDAKWKVKTLRKMPDMEKILKVHQWCASYLESPQELVLAADQIVSLPEDSIYQVVDSIPEDWEVSGEEREAVARHLIQAKTLLHGIRISTMRKSKL from the coding sequence ATGAAAGATTTCTTAATCCCCTTGGAGTATATTAAACCCATGGAGACTGGCTATTCCAAACCTCAATTGATCCGCTTTGACGACGGTCAAGAATATGTCGTGAAATTCAGGAACAATCCTTCCGGTACAAGAATTCTAGTAAATGAATACATCGCAAGCAGGCTGGCCGAGCTTCTGTGCCTGCCCGTACCTGCATTCAAAATCATGCCTATTCCCCGATCTTTTATTGATCAAAACCCCGCTATTCCTTCACGTTTTGAGGGAGGAAACCAGTTTGCTACCCTGTTTATACCCCATTGCACATCTTTAAATCGAGACCTGCATACTCCGAAACAGCTTCAAATCGTAAACAGATCTGCTCTTGCCGGAATGATTGTATTTGATAAATGGATTGGTAATACTGACCGAAAAGACAACAACCTTCTGTTGCAACCGGTCGGAGAAGGGGCCTATCAGGTCATCATGATCGACCACGGCCGCTGCTTCTCCGATGCCAAATGGAAGGTAAAAACCCTTCGGAAAATGCCGGATATGGAGAAGATTCTGAAGGTCCATCAATGGTGTGCAAGCTATCTGGAGTCGCCCCAAGAGCTAGTCCTTGCTGCCGACCAAATCGTATCATTGCCGGAAGACTCAATCTATCAGGTAGTGGATTCGATTCCCGAGGATTGGGAGGTTTCGGGGGAAGAAAGAGAGGCCGTCGCTAGGCATCTTATCCAAGCCAAAACTCTTCTGCACGGCATCCGAATATCTACTATGAGAAAAAGCAAGCTATAA
- a CDS encoding glycosyltransferase family 4 protein has protein sequence MKVAMIGWEYPPSFSGGLGVHCQALVRELTSMAVDIEFYLPTDGKTQFDIPDRMTMHPMVLPNSESSYNARVTWEAVQQFRDWLEAYFTPKGIDIIHAHDWMGIFAAMRISRLHNIPLIWTVHSTEYDRSAGMSLHPGILSIELEALSQANYTIAVSKRTKHTLVKRYQNDSAPIAVIYNGLDAGPFTPMSHRNYLHDEGHILFLGRVTEQKGPGIFLEAARIVLAETDARFVIAGDGELLGILRRRARRWEIDNRVEFTGAVFGAPLYDCYRNAILFVLPAVSEPFGITVLEAMASGIPSIISTTTGAGEIIKHALKVNPNNPQELAQTILVLLKHPRLRQSIGQNSAREARHWTWKRVARETYSLYQQVLIRT, from the coding sequence ATGAAGGTGGCGATGATTGGTTGGGAATATCCTCCGTCTTTTTCCGGAGGGCTTGGGGTTCACTGCCAAGCGCTTGTCCGCGAGCTGACAAGCATGGCAGTTGACATTGAGTTTTATCTTCCCACGGATGGAAAAACACAATTCGATATACCTGATCGGATGACGATGCACCCGATGGTACTGCCTAATTCAGAATCTTCATACAACGCTCGTGTCACATGGGAAGCGGTACAACAATTCCGGGACTGGCTTGAAGCATACTTCACACCAAAGGGGATTGATATCATTCACGCGCATGATTGGATGGGGATCTTTGCTGCGATGCGTATATCTCGACTTCACAACATTCCTCTGATCTGGACGGTACATTCGACTGAATATGACAGATCTGCTGGTATGTCTCTTCATCCCGGAATCTTATCGATCGAATTGGAAGCATTAAGCCAAGCAAACTATACCATTGCGGTCTCCAAGCGGACTAAGCACACTTTGGTTAAACGATATCAAAACGATTCGGCCCCCATAGCGGTGATTTATAACGGTCTTGATGCCGGCCCGTTTACACCAATGTCACATAGGAATTATCTGCATGATGAAGGACATATCCTGTTTCTTGGCAGGGTCACTGAGCAAAAGGGTCCAGGGATTTTCTTGGAGGCAGCCCGAATTGTTCTCGCTGAAACGGACGCACGATTTGTGATTGCTGGCGATGGGGAATTATTAGGTATTTTGCGCCGGAGGGCGCGAAGATGGGAGATTGACAATCGTGTCGAGTTTACGGGGGCGGTATTCGGGGCCCCGCTGTATGATTGTTATAGAAATGCGATACTATTTGTTCTGCCGGCCGTATCCGAACCGTTCGGAATTACGGTTTTGGAGGCAATGGCTTCCGGTATTCCGTCCATCATTTCTACGACTACCGGTGCAGGAGAAATTATCAAGCATGCATTGAAGGTCAATCCGAACAATCCTCAGGAGCTGGCGCAAACCATTCTGGTCCTGCTGAAGCATCCTAGGCTTAGACAATCGATCGGACAGAACAGTGCTCGGGAAGCTCGCCATTGGACCTGGAAGCGCGTCGCCCGTGAGACCTATTCCTTGTACCAGCAGGTTTTGATAAGGACATGA
- a CDS encoding aminoglycoside phosphotransferase family protein: protein MVTDGHLLPPIEQVTSAYEASFDNDGQQVLSTTLTSFTPKLRKCILEYNVASMNPFGERVEEAVIGKVYSRTETGNDCYHLMQYVWNHGMDTDPYYTIVRPLAFVSHLRLFLMSKAPGKTLDDYIHTAQDGKQGAYLAANWLARLHSIPPSQIQNNKRTRSGADIGRFVHELETAVPNKSSSFRSIYNRLLVQSGKPWTGQPVFLHGDFHPKNVFLDEERVVAIDFDHHFAGDPAWDVAYLACQIQISGFFKRGDFHYFDPIVRYLVDVYLELHPAYNRTSFVERLCLYRARSLFESLHYELCVLKKGDLHIVDLFLNECEQSLDGKGFH from the coding sequence TTGGTTACTGATGGACATTTGCTTCCCCCAATCGAACAGGTTACTTCAGCCTATGAAGCAAGCTTTGATAACGATGGACAGCAAGTACTGTCCACCACACTTACTTCCTTTACTCCCAAATTACGCAAATGTATTTTGGAGTACAATGTGGCGTCTATGAACCCATTTGGCGAACGAGTTGAGGAAGCTGTGATCGGCAAAGTTTACTCTAGAACAGAAACTGGAAATGATTGCTATCATTTGATGCAGTATGTATGGAACCACGGGATGGATACGGATCCGTATTACACGATCGTTCGTCCCCTCGCATTTGTAAGCCACTTGCGGCTGTTTCTGATGTCTAAGGCACCGGGTAAAACCCTGGATGATTATATACACACGGCTCAAGACGGTAAACAAGGGGCTTATCTTGCAGCGAATTGGCTGGCCCGGCTTCACTCGATTCCTCCGTCTCAAATACAGAATAACAAACGAACAAGATCGGGAGCGGATATTGGGCGTTTTGTTCATGAGCTTGAAACCGCGGTGCCCAATAAGTCATCCAGCTTTAGATCGATATATAACCGTTTGCTTGTCCAGTCCGGAAAGCCGTGGACGGGTCAGCCTGTATTTCTTCACGGCGATTTTCACCCCAAGAACGTATTCCTGGACGAGGAGAGAGTCGTAGCGATTGATTTTGATCACCATTTCGCGGGAGATCCTGCTTGGGACGTGGCTTATCTCGCTTGTCAAATACAGATCAGCGGATTTTTTAAGCGGGGAGATTTTCATTATTTTGATCCGATCGTAAGATACCTTGTAGATGTTTATCTTGAACTTCACCCTGCTTATAATCGGACATCGTTTGTTGAACGGCTATGTCTTTATCGGGCCCGATCATTATTTGAGAGCCTTCATTATGAATTATGCGTGTTGAAAAAAGGGGACCTCCACATTGTTGATCTTTTTCTTAATGAATGTGAGCAATCCTTAGATGGGAAAGGATTCCATTGA
- a CDS encoding histidine kinase N-terminal 7TM domain-containing protein gives MIPENIGYILLLLIASILTCMLSAYTYIKARGKPGVKAYVWLALASSIYAFGYAFELAGGSLQNILFWLKVQYLAIPIIPVLCLIMSLSYTGLERYLKRNIVFGLFLIPVLTYVIYYTNSLHHLHYTSVALRTDEAFPMVSLGKGFWYWVHISYSYLCILGAILLLIRRWHRSAYPYRMQTLSMSLGMFLPLLGNFIYLIGESPSGIDLAPMMMTFASPFHAAALMSFRMFNLVPVARGKVFESMRDGVIVLDDLDRIVDFNPASVEVFPALTPKVIGKHVQLGLKEFPDLWGQVSSGADEFDIRLEIELTRMYFQVRISPILKGTGEHIGRIMVLNNITERVQLLEHLRTLATFDGLTQIYNRAHLMEECRKELDNVKRQTGPISVIMMDIDHFKSINDHYGHEVGDIVIQQIVHTCNEQLQQGDIFGRYGGEEFVICLPFTDPQRALEWAEQVRIAVAAQRIQLVEGEVATTASFGVAGRNVSTADLDMALLLREADKALYIAKERGRNRVESIVHEEPYSK, from the coding sequence ATGATACCTGAAAACATCGGCTACATCCTTCTTCTGTTGATTGCAAGCATTCTTACCTGCATGCTAAGTGCCTATACCTATATTAAAGCTCGAGGAAAACCAGGAGTAAAGGCTTATGTCTGGTTAGCCTTGGCATCGAGTATATATGCATTCGGTTATGCATTCGAATTAGCGGGCGGCTCACTGCAAAATATTCTGTTTTGGTTAAAAGTACAGTATCTTGCTATTCCAATTATCCCCGTATTGTGCCTGATCATGAGTTTAAGCTACACGGGGCTTGAACGATACCTTAAACGGAATATCGTATTTGGATTATTTCTTATTCCCGTATTAACCTATGTAATTTATTATACAAATTCTCTCCATCATTTACATTATACTTCAGTTGCATTACGAACGGATGAAGCTTTTCCTATGGTGTCGCTTGGGAAGGGATTCTGGTACTGGGTTCATATCAGCTATTCGTACCTGTGCATCCTTGGGGCAATCCTTTTGTTAATCAGACGATGGCATCGATCCGCTTATCCATACCGTATGCAAACCCTTAGCATGTCGTTGGGTATGTTCTTACCTCTGCTAGGAAACTTCATTTATCTTATCGGCGAAAGTCCATCGGGGATTGATTTGGCGCCTATGATGATGACTTTTGCGAGTCCCTTTCATGCTGCGGCTTTAATGTCATTTCGAATGTTTAATTTAGTGCCGGTTGCCCGTGGGAAGGTTTTTGAGAGCATGCGGGACGGAGTTATAGTACTTGACGATTTAGACCGAATTGTCGACTTTAATCCGGCGTCAGTGGAAGTGTTCCCGGCCTTGACCCCGAAGGTTATCGGAAAACATGTCCAACTCGGACTGAAGGAATTCCCTGATTTATGGGGGCAAGTCTCTTCTGGTGCTGATGAATTTGATATCCGGCTGGAAATCGAACTAACCAGGATGTATTTTCAAGTTCGCATTTCACCTATCTTAAAAGGGACAGGAGAACATATTGGAAGAATTATGGTTTTAAACAACATAACGGAGAGAGTTCAGCTACTTGAACATCTGCGTACCCTTGCGACGTTCGATGGATTAACACAGATTTACAACAGGGCTCATTTAATGGAGGAATGCAGGAAAGAGCTTGATAATGTAAAACGTCAAACTGGGCCGATCTCGGTAATCATGATGGATATTGATCATTTTAAAAGTATTAATGATCATTACGGACATGAAGTCGGTGATATCGTAATCCAACAAATTGTACATACTTGTAATGAACAGCTACAACAAGGCGATATCTTTGGTCGTTATGGCGGGGAAGAGTTCGTGATTTGTCTCCCTTTCACTGACCCTCAAAGGGCGTTGGAATGGGCAGAACAAGTAAGGATCGCTGTAGCCGCGCAGCGTATTCAGTTAGTTGAAGGAGAGGTTGCTACCACAGCAAGCTTTGGTGTAGCGGGAAGAAACGTATCAACCGCAGATCTGGATATGGCTTTATTACTGCGTGAAGCGGATAAAGCCCTATATATTGCCAAGGAAAGGGGTCGTAATCGTGTAGAGAGTATAGTTCATGAAGAACCATACTCAAAGTAA
- a CDS encoding alcohol dehydrogenase catalytic domain-containing protein: protein MKTLVWTGPNKMEVQEAAIPSLAEEELLLKVDAVGICGSEIEGYLGHNSLRVPPLVMGHEFSATVEETGAKTNGFMKGNKVVVNPLISCGTCHSCRKGLVQLCAKRSIVGIHRPGSFAEYVNVPASAAYLLPDGINPFRAALAEPLACSLRAARRAMEKHPFANVVVFGAGTIGLLSFLVAQILGASKIIVVDTNEARLRTPEKLGAHGVFNPLAPDYISKIKDAMGPSGIDVIIDAAGFQSSRSAAMELVNPGGTVMNIGLGIDVTQVPINVCIRSEISILGSFSYDKQDFYDSIELLKSGKIQESEWSEVRSLWDGDQAFQDLINGRVHNAKIFLTP from the coding sequence ATGAAAACTTTAGTCTGGACCGGCCCAAATAAAATGGAAGTACAGGAGGCCGCTATCCCTTCCTTAGCTGAAGAAGAATTGCTCTTGAAGGTAGATGCCGTAGGTATCTGCGGATCTGAAATTGAGGGATATCTGGGACATAACAGTCTTCGGGTGCCTCCGCTCGTGATGGGGCATGAATTCAGCGCAACCGTGGAGGAAACGGGAGCAAAGACCAACGGCTTTATGAAGGGGAACAAAGTTGTGGTAAACCCGTTGATTTCCTGCGGAACATGTCATTCCTGCAGAAAAGGGCTTGTGCAGCTTTGTGCGAAGCGTTCCATTGTTGGGATCCACCGTCCAGGTTCCTTTGCGGAGTATGTCAATGTCCCGGCTTCCGCCGCTTATCTTCTGCCCGATGGTATTAACCCTTTTAGGGCTGCCCTGGCTGAGCCGCTCGCATGCTCGCTGCGAGCGGCCAGAAGAGCAATGGAGAAACATCCGTTTGCTAATGTCGTCGTGTTTGGCGCAGGCACGATAGGATTATTAAGCTTTCTGGTCGCACAAATTTTAGGAGCCTCCAAAATCATCGTTGTGGATACGAATGAAGCCCGGCTGAGAACGCCTGAAAAATTAGGTGCTCATGGAGTGTTCAATCCACTAGCGCCAGATTATATAAGTAAAATCAAAGACGCCATGGGACCTTCCGGGATAGATGTTATCATCGATGCTGCCGGATTCCAGTCCAGCCGTTCAGCAGCAATGGAACTGGTTAATCCTGGGGGAACAGTCATGAACATCGGCCTTGGCATCGATGTAACTCAAGTTCCAATTAACGTTTGTATTCGGAGTGAAATCTCAATACTAGGTTCCTTTTCTTATGACAAACAGGATTTTTACGACTCGATTGAGCTGTTAAAGAGCGGGAAAATTCAAGAATCGGAATGGTCGGAAGTCCGCTCCTTATGGGATGGAGACCAGGCATTCCAGGATTTGATTAATGGAAGGGTTCACAATGCAAAAATCTTTTTGACACCGTAA
- a CDS encoding EamA family transporter: MNGLIILLCVIWGFNWVVMDVGGQYFPPMMFSALRFLVGSLVIFLVIWFKRIPLPKKEDWKWYGICGILQIAYVYTVSQYALHYIDTGLACVLNFTMPLWVTLISPFFIPGERLTKLRLTGVFIGIIGLVMVMEIHSAQLEGNGMKLWMELLLLLGAVAWAICNIIIKKVLHSHDKIQFTGYQMFIGAILLLLGSLAFERGEPITWSTEGVIAVLFAGIVASSLAYVLWFYILVRIDATKASISLLLVPVVGVFSSSLVFQTQLSWSVFIGIVLILSGIGIVNMKPRHRRQSIAVK; the protein is encoded by the coding sequence GTGAACGGGTTAATTATTCTTTTGTGTGTTATATGGGGATTCAACTGGGTTGTGATGGATGTTGGAGGGCAATATTTTCCGCCGATGATGTTTTCCGCTTTACGTTTTCTTGTAGGCTCCTTGGTCATTTTTTTAGTCATATGGTTCAAGCGGATTCCGCTGCCTAAAAAAGAAGACTGGAAATGGTACGGAATATGCGGGATTCTACAGATCGCTTACGTCTATACGGTATCTCAATATGCCCTTCATTATATAGATACTGGCCTTGCTTGTGTGTTGAATTTTACCATGCCCTTATGGGTAACCCTCATCTCCCCGTTTTTTATTCCTGGTGAACGTTTAACAAAATTAAGGTTGACGGGAGTCTTTATTGGCATCATCGGATTGGTTATGGTGATGGAGATTCATTCTGCCCAGCTTGAAGGAAATGGAATGAAGCTGTGGATGGAACTGCTGCTGCTATTAGGAGCAGTGGCTTGGGCCATATGCAATATTATCATTAAAAAGGTGCTCCATTCTCATGATAAGATCCAATTTACCGGATATCAGATGTTCATCGGAGCCATACTGCTGCTATTGGGGTCTTTGGCTTTTGAAAGAGGAGAGCCGATCACCTGGAGTACTGAAGGTGTGATCGCCGTTCTCTTTGCAGGGATAGTCGCATCCTCCCTGGCTTATGTATTATGGTTTTATATTTTAGTACGAATCGATGCAACCAAGGCTTCCATCAGTTTGTTGTTAGTGCCTGTTGTCGGTGTTTTTTCAAGTAGTCTCGTATTTCAAACTCAACTGAGCTGGAGCGTCTTCATAGGGATTGTTCTTATTCTTTCGGGTATCGGGATCGTTAACATGAAGCCTCGTCATCGTAGACAGAGTATTGCTGTGAAGTGA
- a CDS encoding dienelactone hydrolase family protein, with the protein MSQTSTSIIREPFTLEAGQLETGERLYIRGEVRAARGKEDMARPVVFISHGFKGFKDWSFYPYIAERIAEQGFYAVTYNFSCNGVNERDFDELDKFALNTYSREQEDLGILLHALEAGTLPLASLADPRRLYLLGHSRGGGGSIIFASEHPQVKAVVTWNGIAFVNLFEDAFKAQIIEHGVAYVTNMRTKQEMPIKASFYEDLSKNEERFNIVSRLAELQIPVLQVQGGQDSPRLQAGFERLREAAPQHQVLAIPSANHTFGAVHPFLGTTEELETALEQTIQFWKSIS; encoded by the coding sequence ATGAGCCAGACATCGACTTCGATCATTCGGGAACCATTTACATTAGAAGCGGGCCAACTGGAAACAGGTGAGCGGCTTTATATTCGCGGTGAAGTAAGAGCAGCGCGTGGGAAGGAGGACATGGCCAGACCGGTTGTTTTTATCAGCCACGGATTCAAAGGCTTTAAGGACTGGTCCTTCTATCCTTACATTGCGGAGCGTATCGCTGAACAGGGCTTCTATGCAGTAACCTACAATTTCTCCTGCAACGGGGTGAATGAGCGTGACTTTGATGAGCTCGACAAATTCGCGCTGAATACTTATTCACGTGAACAGGAGGATCTTGGAATCCTGCTTCACGCTCTTGAGGCAGGTACATTGCCGCTCGCTTCACTCGCAGATCCGCGGCGTCTTTATTTGCTGGGTCATAGCAGGGGGGGCGGAGGCAGCATCATCTTCGCCTCTGAGCACCCACAGGTGAAGGCTGTCGTCACTTGGAACGGTATTGCTTTTGTCAATCTGTTTGAAGACGCGTTTAAAGCGCAAATTATCGAGCATGGCGTAGCCTACGTGACGAACATGCGAACGAAGCAGGAAATGCCGATCAAGGCGAGCTTTTATGAGGACTTATCCAAGAACGAAGAACGATTTAATATCGTCAGCCGTTTGGCAGAATTACAAATACCTGTTCTACAAGTCCAAGGCGGTCAGGATTCACCTCGGCTGCAGGCCGGTTTTGAACGGCTTCGCGAGGCTGCGCCTCAGCATCAAGTCTTGGCGATTCCAAGCGCAAATCATACGTTCGGAGCCGTTCATCCTTTTCTGGGTACAACGGAAGAACTGGAAACGGCCTTAGAGCAAACGATTCAATTTTGGAAGAGTATTTCATAA